The genomic segment TTAATCACAAAGTCGATTGTAAATTCAATTAAATAAAAGAAGACATCTCCTTGAGTGCAATCGAAAGGCTTTAAAATATAATTATGGAAATTAGCTATAAACAATTATTACCCAAAATAAATACCTTAATTTTTGATGTGGATGGTGTTCTAACAAACGGAATGGTAACCATTATGCCAGATGGAGAATTGGTAAGACACATGAATATAAAAGATGGTTATGCTTTAAAAACAGCTGTTAATAAAGGTTTTAACGTGTGTATTATTTCTGGCGGAAGAAACGAAGGTGTAAGAACTCGTTTGGCAAACTTAGGTATTAAAGATATTTTCTTAGGCGCTCATGATAAGATTATGCAATACAATCAATTGGTAGAAAAATACGATTTACAACCAGAAAACGTATTGTATATGGGAGATGATCTTCCAGATTTCCCAGTGATGAAATTAGTAGGAATGCCTTGTTGCCCAAATGATGCGGCTCCAGAAATTCAGCAAATTTCTAAATATATTTCTTACAAAAAAGGTGGCGAAGGCTGTGTTAGAGATATAATTGAACAAATTCTTCGAGTACAAGGAAAATGGGAGAATAATTTCAACGCAAAATACGATTAAACTTTTTTCCCTATTTTTGATACTTTTGGAAATAAAAACTTAACAACTATGAAAAAGATATTTTTAACAACTTTACTTTTTATTTTAACTTTTACTATAAATGCACAAACTATTTTCGGGAAATGGAATTCTAGAAACGACAAAGGTGTCGTAGATTCTGTTTTAGAAATTTACAAAAAAGAAGGAAAAGCTTACGGAAAAGTTGTTAAAATTATGAATCCTGATAGAAAAGATGCACGTTGTGTAGATTGCGAAGGCGAATTTAAAAACAAACCCATCTTAGGTTTAGACATCTTATCTGGTTTAAAGAAAGACGATGATGAATGGTCTGGAGGAACCATTATAGATCCAAGGAACGGAAAAACATACAAATGTTATATTAAACTTGTAAAACCGAATAAACTAAAACTTCGTGGTTATATTGGAGTTTCACTTTTTGGAAAAACAGCTTATTGGGAAAGAGCGAAGTAATTTTTCTTCTAAAAATTACTGCATAAAAAATCCAAAAAATATGAAGAATACCCATTTTGCAATTCATAAATCTTCGATTTTACCCAAAAGCAAATTATTAAATAACATTTTAAATGGTAAACATTCTTTACAAATTTTAAAAGCAAAAAAAGGTTTCTTATTTTCTTACTCAGTTTTAGAAAAACTGATGAAAATTGAAGCAAAACACAATACCAACACACTTATAAAAAACAGAAGCATTCGTTCTTTGTCAAGAGGAGAACAACAAAAAGCATTACTCAACTATGCAATGCTACAAAAACCGCATTTTTTAATTTTAGACAGTCCTTTTGAAAGTTTAGACATAGCTTCTGTAAAATTATTAAAAGAAAAACTTGTTAAGTTATCTTCAGAAATAATTATTCTTCAAATTTTTAATAGAAAAGAGGAAATTCTACCTGTAATATCTCGTGTTTTAGAAATTGAAAATGATAAAATAAAAAACCAAATTCCAATTGAAAACTATCATTATAAAAATGAGACCTTTATTTTTGATGGAGAAATTCCAAAATCGATAATCGTTTACAAAGACATTAAAAATACAATAATTTGTTTTAAAAATGTAAATGTTTTTTATGATAAAAATCAGGTTTTAAATTCGATAAATTGGACGATTCATAAAAACGAGTTTTGGCAAATAATTGGCCCAAATGGATCTGGAAAATCGACTATTTTATCCATGATTTATGGAAACAACGTAAAAGCTTACGAACAAGAAATTTATTTATTTGGCAAGAAAAAAGGAACAGGAGAAAGTGTTTGGGAAATAAAAAGGAAAATCGGTTATTTCAGTCCTAATTTATTAGAATTATTTCATAGAAAACAAACTGTAAAACAAATGATTTTATCTGGTTTTTATGACAGTGTTGGTTTGTATCAAACACCTTCTACATTCCAAAAAACCACAGCAGATAACTGGATTCAATTACTAAACTTAGATAGTGATAAAAATACGGCTGTCCAGAATATATCTGTTGCGAACCAACGTTTGGTTTTAATTGCAAGAGCAATGATAAAACATCCACCTTTATTAATTTTAGACGAACCTCTTATTAATTTAGATGAAAAAGGAACCGCAATTGTGGTTGCTTTAATTAATAAAATAGCCAAAGAAAGCAATACAACTGTACTTTTTGTTTCTCACAGAATTGTAAATGATTTGCAACCAGACTTTACCTACGAACTTACGCCAACTAAAAATGGTTCTTTAGGAAATGTTAAAAAAGATGTTTAGTTTTTCTCCTCTAACATAGGTACAAAAGCAAAATCTCCTAATTCGTGTTTTTCGAATTCTTTGGGAGATTTTCTAATGAAAAGCGTCATTATTTGTGTTTTATCGCCCACAGGAATTAGCAACTTTCCTCCTATTTTTAATTGCGATAATAATGGATTTGGAACAAAAG from the Polaribacter cellanae genome contains:
- a CDS encoding KdsC family phosphatase, which codes for MEISYKQLLPKINTLIFDVDGVLTNGMVTIMPDGELVRHMNIKDGYALKTAVNKGFNVCIISGGRNEGVRTRLANLGIKDIFLGAHDKIMQYNQLVEKYDLQPENVLYMGDDLPDFPVMKLVGMPCCPNDAAPEIQQISKYISYKKGGEGCVRDIIEQILRVQGKWENNFNAKYD
- a CDS encoding ATP-binding cassette domain-containing protein produces the protein MKNTHFAIHKSSILPKSKLLNNILNGKHSLQILKAKKGFLFSYSVLEKLMKIEAKHNTNTLIKNRSIRSLSRGEQQKALLNYAMLQKPHFLILDSPFESLDIASVKLLKEKLVKLSSEIIILQIFNRKEEILPVISRVLEIENDKIKNQIPIENYHYKNETFIFDGEIPKSIIVYKDIKNTIICFKNVNVFYDKNQVLNSINWTIHKNEFWQIIGPNGSGKSTILSMIYGNNVKAYEQEIYLFGKKKGTGESVWEIKRKIGYFSPNLLELFHRKQTVKQMILSGFYDSVGLYQTPSTFQKTTADNWIQLLNLDSDKNTAVQNISVANQRLVLIARAMIKHPPLLILDEPLINLDEKGTAIVVALINKIAKESNTTVLFVSHRIVNDLQPDFTYELTPTKNGSLGNVKKDV
- a CDS encoding DUF2147 domain-containing protein encodes the protein MKKIFLTTLLFILTFTINAQTIFGKWNSRNDKGVVDSVLEIYKKEGKAYGKVVKIMNPDRKDARCVDCEGEFKNKPILGLDILSGLKKDDDEWSGGTIIDPRNGKTYKCYIKLVKPNKLKLRGYIGVSLFGKTAYWERAK